A window from bacterium encodes these proteins:
- a CDS encoding efflux RND transporter periplasmic adaptor subunit: MRQQLTRLMIPLLVAVTAGCHRGAKPDAKAEQPEAAPIPVSTTVVSRKAVAEDLVVNGTIIAKSQVNVMPKTSGRIIELTVAEGDRVTKGQVIARLETPELGWQLQQQKSALISAEANLDQAEDNFGRMKELAAEGVISKQQLKSAETQVRVARSQLKQSKAAISLMETQLANGTVTSPITGVVVAKGLDMGAMASPNSSIVTVAEAGEMQVKLPIAERDLSLVRNGGKVQITSVALPGESFSGRISEIAPMVDAQTRLIPVKVDLARNGRLKVGMNVSAAIAGPTHQGLTVPAGALVTDGAEQIVYLASAGKAQRVPVTTGIRGTDWAEITDGLKGGEQVIVKGSAFVKEGLAVKLEGGN; this comes from the coding sequence TTGCGTCAACAGCTGACGAGACTGATGATCCCGCTGCTCGTGGCCGTCACGGCAGGCTGCCATCGGGGCGCCAAGCCTGACGCGAAGGCCGAGCAGCCCGAAGCCGCTCCGATTCCCGTCTCGACCACGGTGGTCAGCCGCAAGGCCGTCGCCGAGGACCTGGTCGTCAACGGCACCATCATCGCCAAGAGCCAGGTCAACGTGATGCCCAAGACCAGCGGCCGCATCATCGAGCTGACCGTCGCCGAGGGCGATCGCGTCACCAAGGGCCAGGTCATCGCCCGCCTCGAGACCCCCGAGCTCGGCTGGCAGCTCCAGCAGCAGAAGAGCGCGCTCATCTCGGCCGAGGCCAACCTCGACCAGGCCGAGGACAACTTCGGCCGCATGAAGGAGCTGGCCGCCGAGGGCGTGATCAGCAAGCAGCAGCTCAAGAGCGCCGAGACCCAGGTCCGCGTCGCGCGCAGCCAGCTCAAGCAGAGCAAGGCCGCCATCTCCCTGATGGAGACCCAGCTCGCCAACGGCACCGTCACGAGCCCCATCACCGGGGTCGTGGTCGCCAAGGGCCTGGACATGGGTGCGATGGCCAGCCCGAACTCGAGCATCGTCACCGTCGCCGAGGCGGGCGAGATGCAGGTCAAGCTTCCCATCGCCGAGCGCGACCTCTCGCTGGTGCGTAACGGCGGCAAGGTCCAGATTACCTCGGTCGCGCTGCCCGGCGAGTCGTTCAGCGGCCGCATCAGCGAGATCGCGCCCATGGTCGATGCGCAGACCCGCCTCATCCCGGTCAAGGTCGATCTGGCCCGCAACGGCCGCCTCAAGGTCGGCATGAACGTGTCGGCGGCGATCGCCGGTCCCACCCACCAGGGCCTCACGGTCCCGGCGGGCGCCCTGGTCACCGACGGCGCCGAGCAGATCGTCTACCTCGCGAGCGCCGGCAAGGCGCAGCGCGTGCCCGTCACGACCGGTATCCGCGGCACCGACTGGGCCGAGATCACCGACGGCCTCAAGGGCGGTGAGCAAGTCATCGTCAAGGGCAGCGCTTTCGTCAAGGAAGGGCTTGCAGTCAAGCTCGAGGGAGGTAATTAA